One segment of Anguilla anguilla isolate fAngAng1 chromosome 1, fAngAng1.pri, whole genome shotgun sequence DNA contains the following:
- the LOC118206810 gene encoding tumor necrosis factor alpha-induced protein 3-like gives MEDRRRLPLSLEESNRAKALTVWERILEDVSCPRYSGPPVYHLRTLHRYSVHLSDYVPEAKRGDLIADSLFDLQLQRELEVSGALNWSERGRSLHALKNAGQSNGLLDAVSVCMWGVSDSDMVLRTALYNTMAQGSPAHLRIASQEEEWSPTGQRVTNQDWIEAVELASPKARAAKAVDSPCQRVHLFVLANVIRRPIIVVGGSGEGSEAAAGSTSNPGPRGIYVPWLWEGADCHPYPVVLGSSSPWRRFAPLVTAGSAQDDEDGVALPLVWGTPRGLRELPLHFPPDGREGTRLSCLRGYLKLRTLPLGKHTTYAARLKGHNLPEPFSLVQDYFRLANHTCSQVTQEVKRGGREEQNGGLPLPACPSTTSSSSSSSSSSSPSAVFSITAGRCATEQCLYFCSKSTWPLCHSCHDNRQQHQQRLQARNCPPEGRGFNISVCGDTPPSDPNPAPSCIPSAVGDDLTPQGWPGDLLHRPRVGGAKDSDFLCGRCLSCKTETRTFNGLCFRCLQSQTDPPALPPPDPTDTADPARASPGREGALGGQRCLTPGCVYFGTTQHAGYCTVCYCIQNQTPNRSPPPAPPLPSSSSSSSSSSPPPLQLSSTLRNLPRCANPACDMLGNSAFKGLCERCFLASHQGAMKSQASEAMAVSQGSDLVNRRHHRPPSKPDPPGAGAEKAAAAPVESRRSRRASPGKSQASAEPARPRTCLGSGCPNFGNSRCRGLCNSCYRSHV, from the exons ATGGAGGACAGAAGGCGACTCCCGCTCTCCCTGGAGGAAAGTAACAGGGCCAAAGCGCTGACCGTGTGGGAGCGGATCCTGGAGGACGTCTCGTGTCCCCGGTATTCTGGGCCGCCCGTGTATCACCTGAGAACGCTGCATCGGTACAGCGTACATCTGAGCGACTACGTGCCCGAGGCGAAGCGCGGGGACCTGATCGCCGACTCGCTGTTTGATCTCCAGCTGCAGAGGGAACTGGAAGTAAGCGGTGCGCTGAACTGGAGCGAGCGAGGACGCAGCCTGCACGCGCTGAAAAACGCAG GTCAAAGCAACGGCCTCTTGGATGcggtttctgtgtgcatgtggggaGTGAGTGACAGCGATATGGTGCTGCGGACAGCTCTCTATAACACTATGGCGCAaggtagccccgcccaccttcGTATCGCCTCGCAAGAGGAGGAATGGAGTCCAACTGGTCAGCGG GTCACCAACCAGGACTGGATTGAGGCGGTTGAGCTGGCCAGCCCCAAAGCTAGAGCTGCTAAGGCTGTGGACAGTCCCTGCCAGCGCGTCCACCTGTTTGTGCTGGCCAACGTCATCCGCAGGCCTATCATAGTGGTGGGCG GCAGCGGGGAGGGCTCGGAGGCCGCGGCGGGCTCGACCTCGAACCCGGGCCCGCGGGGGATATACGTCCCCTGGCTGTGGGAGGGTGCCGACTGCCACCCCTACCCTGTGGTGCTCGGGAGCTCGTCCCCATGGCGACGCTTTGCACCCCTGGTGACGGCTGGCAGTGCCCAGGATGACG AGGACGGGGTGGCCCTACCCCTGGTTTGGGGTACCCCCCGGGGCCTGCGGGAGCTGCCGCTGCATTTCCCCCCCGACGGGCGCGAGGGGACCCGCCTGTCCTGCCTCAGGGGCTACCTGAAGCTCCGGACCCTTCCGCTGGGCAAGCACACGACCTACGCCGCCAG GTTGAAAGGTCATAACCTTCCCGAGCCCTTCAGCTTGGTGCAGGACTACTTCAGGCTGGCCAATCACACGTGCAGTCAGGTCACCCAGGAAGTGAAGCGGGGTGGCAGAGAAGAACAAAATGGAGGCCTTCCTCTCCCGGCATgcccctccaccacctcctcctcctcctcttcctcctcctcttcctccccctccgccGTCTTCTCCATCACTGCAGGTAGATGTGCCACGGAACAGTGCCTCTACTTCTGCTCTAAGTCCACCTGGCCCCTGTGTCACAGTTGCCACGACAACaggcagcagcatcagcagcggCTTCAGGCCAGGAACTGCCCgccggaggggcggggcttcaacATCTCTGTCTGTGGGGACACGCCTCCCTCCgaccctaaccccgccccctcctgcatCCCTTCCGCCGTCGGCGATGACCTCACCCCCCAGGGGTGGCCCGGCGACCTCCTTCACCGTcccagagtgggcggggccaaggaCAGCGACTTCCTCTGTGGGCGGTGCCTGTCGTGCAAGACGGAGACGCGCACTTTCAACGGCCTCTGCTTCCGCTGCCTCCAGAGCCAAAccgacccccccgccctgcccccaccGGACCCCACCGATACCGCCGACCCCGCTCGGGCGTCGCCAGGCCGGGAGGGGGCTCTGGGGGGGCAGAGGTGCCTCACGCCTGGCTGCGTGTATTTCGGGACCACCCAACACGCGGGGTACTGCACGGTCTGCTACTGCATTCAGA ATCAAACACCAAACCGCTCGccacccccagcaccacctctaccttcctcctcctcctcctcctcctcttcctcccccccgcccctgcagctctcctccaccctcaggAATCTCCCCCGCTGCGCTAACCCTGCGTGTGACATGCTGGGAAACTCCGCCTTCAAGGGCCTCTGCGAGCGCTGCTTCCTGGccagccaccagggggcgatgAAGAGCCAGGCTTCAGAAGCAATGGCTGTCAGTCAG ggaaGCGACCTGGTGAACAGAAGGCATCACAGGCCGCCGTCCAAACCGGACCCGCCCGGCGCCGGGGCGGAGAAGGCCGCCGCGGCCCCCGTCGAGAGCAGGCGAAGCCGCAGGGCCTCGCCAGGAAAGTCCCAGGCTTCGGCCGAGCCCGCCAGGCCCAGGACCTGTCTGGGCAGCGGGTGCCCTAACTTCGGCAACTCCAGGTGCCGGGGACTCTGCAACAGCTGCTACAGGAGTCACGTCTGA